CTGGATCATCTACAACGATCTACTCGTCCCCTACGGGCAGAACCTGTGCCTTCCGGTCTCGCCGTTGTGCAGCATCTGCAAATTAGCGGGCATGTGCGATCGAGTGGGAGTGACGAAAAGTCGTTAAGCGTGAAGCGTATCTCGTGAAGCGCCATCCGAAGCTCATCTCTTAACAAGAGACGAGCGACGCTTCACGTACGACGTTCAGATAAAGAGTTTCGTCTCCGCGTCGGTGGTCAGGGAAAGAATGGCAGGTAACCCCAGCACTTCATCCACGCTCCTTTCGACTGCGCCGGCATCCACACCCATATATTCCAAGCCGGCGCTGCAAGCGATCAGCCGCAGCTTTCCGACATGCTTGGCATCCTGGAACATCTCGGAAATCTTCGGCACCTTCTTCTCTTTGAGCAACCGGGTAACCTCCTCGGCTGATTCCGCATATTCCGGTGGGAAGTCGATCTGATCGATCTTCCCTTCGGCGAGTTTTTTGATCGTCCAAAACAACAAGACGATGATCACATCTTTCCCCATCGCGGCGGCCGTCATGCCGAGCGTCGCGACCTGATGCAGCTTATCGTACGTGGCGTTGTGGGCGAAGATAACGAATTTGGACGTGGTCGACATCACTATTTCTTCCGGGCTCTGGTCTTCACGCTGTTCACGTAGTCCGTAATCGCGGCGTCGACTTCATCCGCCGTCATGGGGCGATCATGTGTTTCGCTTTCGTCGACCACATACCGGTCCTGATCCTTTTCTTGCTTGAGAATGACGGTGTTTTCAGGAGTGACATCGACCAGCATGAACCATTCTTTCGCCTCCTGTGAAATCACGACCTGCTTGCCTGCGCCCTTTCCGGCAACCTCAATTCGGAGCTCCTGGGCCGTATCGGTAGAGCCTTGGACCA
This DNA window, taken from Candidatus Nitrospira nitrificans, encodes the following:
- a CDS encoding DsrE/DsrF/DrsH-like family protein, which codes for MSTTSKFVIFAHNATYDKLHQVATLGMTAAAMGKDVIIVLLFWTIKKLAEGKIDQIDFPPEYAESAEEVTRLLKEKKVPKISEMFQDAKHVGKLRLIACSAGLEYMGVDAGAVERSVDEVLGLPAILSLTTDAETKLFI